In one window of Macadamia integrifolia cultivar HAES 741 chromosome 2, SCU_Mint_v3, whole genome shotgun sequence DNA:
- the LOC122059515 gene encoding small nuclear ribonucleoprotein E-like encodes MATTRVQRIMTQPINLIFRFLQSKARIQIWLFEQKDLRIEGRIIGFDEYMNLVLDDAEEVHIKKNIRKPLGRILLKGDNITLMMNTGK; translated from the exons ATGGCGACCACCAGAGTTCAGAGGATCATGACCCAGCCCATC AATCTCATCTTCAGATTTCTCCAGAGC AAAGCTCGCATTCAAATTTGGCTTTTTGAGCAGAAGGATTTGAGGATTGAAGGGCGTATCATT GGGTTTGATGAGTAcatgaatttggttttggatgATGCTGAAGAAGTCCACATCAAGAAAAACATCAGAAAGCCATTGG GAAGGATTCTTCTTAAAGGAGACAACATCACTCTGATGATGAACAC CGGAAAATGA